From the Manis pentadactyla isolate mManPen7 chromosome 7, mManPen7.hap1, whole genome shotgun sequence genome, one window contains:
- the AGA gene encoding N(4)-(beta-N-acetylglucosaminyl)-L-asparaginase isoform X2: MARGPSLLALLAPLFLGPALVRSAVPLPLVLNTWPFRNATEAAWRTLASGGSPLDAVERGCAECERQQCDGTVGFGGSPDELGETTLDAMIMDGTTMNVGAVGDLRRIKNAIGVARKVLEHTTHTLLAGESATMFAESMGFINEDLSTDISRALHANWLTQNCQPNYWRNVIPDPSKHCGPYKPPSILKQDGSTNKETGNKYGHDTIGMVVIHKMGHTAAGTSTNGDSPIPGAGAYADDAAGAAAATGDGDILMRFLPSYQAVEYMRGGEDPTIACQKVISRIKKHFPSFFGAVVCANVTGSYGAACNKLPTFTQFSFMVYNSLKNQPTEEKVDCI, encoded by the exons ATGGCGCGGGGGCCGAGCCTCCTGGCGCTTCTCGCGCCGCTCTTTCTAGGCCCCGCTTTGGTGCGCAGCGCCGTCCCCCTGCCGCTGGTGCTCAACACATGGCCTTTTAGGAACGCAACCGAAGCAG CGTGGAGGACCCTGGCGTCCGGAGGCTCCCCGCTGGACGCGGTGGAGCGGGGCTGCGCGGAGTGCGAGAGGCAGCAGTGCGACGGCACCGTGGGCTTTGGAGGGAGTCCCGACGAGCTGGGAGAGACCACCCTGGACGCCATGATCATGGATGG CACTACTATGAATGTAGGAGCAGTAGGAGATCTCAGACGAATTAAAAATGCTATTGGTGTGGCACGAAAAGTACtggaacatacaacacacactcTTCTAGCAGGAGAGTCag CCACCATGTTTGCTGAGAGTATGGGGTTTATCAATGAGGATTTATCTACTGATATTTCTCGAGCTCTTCATGCAAATTGGCTTACTCAGAATTGTCAGCCAAATTATTGgagg AATGTTATACCAGATCCTTCAAAACACTGTGGACCCTACAAACCGCCTAGTATCTTAAAGCAAGATGGCTCTACcaataaagaaacaggaaataaatatgGCCATGATACTATTG GCATGGTTGTAATCCATAAGATGGGACATACTGCTGCTGGTACATCTACAAATG GAGATTCACCTATACCTGGAGCTGGGGCCTATGCTGACGACGCTGCAGGGGCGGCCGCGGCCACCGGGGATGGCGACATCCTGATGCGCTTTCTGCCAAG CTACCAAGCTGTAGAATATATGAGAGGAGGAGAAGATCCAACCATTGCTTGCCAAAAAGTGATTTCAAGAATTAAGAAGCATTTTCCAAGCTTCTTTGGGGCTGTTGTATGTGCCAATGTGACTGGAAGTTATG GTGCTGCTTGCAATAAACTTCCAACATTTACTCAGTTTAGTTTCATGGTTTATAATTCTCTAAAAAATCAGCCAACTGAGGAAAAAGTAGACTGCATCTAA
- the AGA gene encoding N(4)-(beta-N-acetylglucosaminyl)-L-asparaginase isoform X1, whose amino-acid sequence MARGPSLLALLAPLFLGPALVRSAVPLPLVLNTWPFRNATEAAWRTLASGGSPLDAVERGCAECERQQCDGTVGFGGSPDELGETTLDAMIMDGTTMNVGAVGDLRRIKNAIGVARKVLEHTTHTLLAGESATMFAESMGFINEDLSTDISRALHANWLTQNCQPNYWRNVIPDPSKHCGPYKPPSILKQDGSTNKETGNKYGHDTIGMVVIHKMGHTAAGTSTNGIKFKIHGRIGDSPIPGAGAYADDAAGAAAATGDGDILMRFLPSYQAVEYMRGGEDPTIACQKVISRIKKHFPSFFGAVVCANVTGSYGAACNKLPTFTQFSFMVYNSLKNQPTEEKVDCI is encoded by the exons ATGGCGCGGGGGCCGAGCCTCCTGGCGCTTCTCGCGCCGCTCTTTCTAGGCCCCGCTTTGGTGCGCAGCGCCGTCCCCCTGCCGCTGGTGCTCAACACATGGCCTTTTAGGAACGCAACCGAAGCAG CGTGGAGGACCCTGGCGTCCGGAGGCTCCCCGCTGGACGCGGTGGAGCGGGGCTGCGCGGAGTGCGAGAGGCAGCAGTGCGACGGCACCGTGGGCTTTGGAGGGAGTCCCGACGAGCTGGGAGAGACCACCCTGGACGCCATGATCATGGATGG CACTACTATGAATGTAGGAGCAGTAGGAGATCTCAGACGAATTAAAAATGCTATTGGTGTGGCACGAAAAGTACtggaacatacaacacacactcTTCTAGCAGGAGAGTCag CCACCATGTTTGCTGAGAGTATGGGGTTTATCAATGAGGATTTATCTACTGATATTTCTCGAGCTCTTCATGCAAATTGGCTTACTCAGAATTGTCAGCCAAATTATTGgagg AATGTTATACCAGATCCTTCAAAACACTGTGGACCCTACAAACCGCCTAGTATCTTAAAGCAAGATGGCTCTACcaataaagaaacaggaaataaatatgGCCATGATACTATTG GCATGGTTGTAATCCATAAGATGGGACATACTGCTGCTGGTACATCTACAAATGgtataaaattcaaaatacatgg CCGAATAGGAGATTCACCTATACCTGGAGCTGGGGCCTATGCTGACGACGCTGCAGGGGCGGCCGCGGCCACCGGGGATGGCGACATCCTGATGCGCTTTCTGCCAAG CTACCAAGCTGTAGAATATATGAGAGGAGGAGAAGATCCAACCATTGCTTGCCAAAAAGTGATTTCAAGAATTAAGAAGCATTTTCCAAGCTTCTTTGGGGCTGTTGTATGTGCCAATGTGACTGGAAGTTATG GTGCTGCTTGCAATAAACTTCCAACATTTACTCAGTTTAGTTTCATGGTTTATAATTCTCTAAAAAATCAGCCAACTGAGGAAAAAGTAGACTGCATCTAA